Part of the Geobacter pickeringii genome, CAAACAATTATCTCCGCCGCAACCCTTGCGGGAAACGGCGTTTGTGGTACTGTTTGACATGACTTTCAGCACCGTGGACATGTCATGGAACAGCGATTCCTACGCTCACTCCTGAAACCAGCCGCCTATCCCGAGTCCACCAGCGCCGTGGAACTCGTCCAGACTCACGTTTCCTACATCTTTCTCACCGACGACTACGCCTACAAGGTCAAGAAACCGGTCGATTTCGGCTTTCTCAACTTTTCCACCCTCGACCGCCGCCGCTTTTACTGCGACGAAGAGGTGCGGCTCAACCGCCGCCTCTGCCCCTCCCTCTACCTGGGGGTGGTGGAGGTGCGGGAGACGGCGTCCGACGGCGCCGCCTTCTTCGGCGAAGGACGGATCGTCGATTACGCAGTTAAGATGAAGCGGCTCCCGGCAGAACGGATGCTCGACCGGCTCCTGGCTGCGGGGGGGGTCGGCGGGAACGAGGTTCGTGCCCTCGCCCGGACCGTTGCCGCCTTTCATCTCCAGGCCGAGCGAAACGACGAAATCGCCCCGTTCGGCAGCATCGACACCATCAGGGGCAACTGGGAGGAAAACTTCAACCAGACCCGCATATTCTGCGGCACGACCCTCGGCGGGAGGGATTTCCTGGCCATCGAGCAGTGGGTCGAACGGTTCCTGAAGGAAAACTCCCCCCTCTTCGCCGAACGGGTTGCCGGAGGGTTCATCCGCGACGGAGACGGTGATCTCCACCTGGAAAACATCTCCCTCGGCGAAGACGGGAGCATCTGCATCTTCGACTGCATCGAATTCAACGCCCGCTTCCGCTACGGGGACACCGCCGCCGACATCGCCTTTCTCCTCATGGATTTCGACGCCAACGGCCGGCCCGATCTGTCGGCACTCTTTCTCGACGAGTACATTCGGGCGACCGGCGACGGGGAGATCAGCCGGATCGTGGATTTCTACAAGGTTTACCGCGCCTACGTGCGCGGCAAGGTCGAGAGCCTGCGTTTCGCAGACCACCAGATTCCGGAACCGGAACGCAATACCGCGCGGGAGCGGGCCGCCCGCTATTTCCGCCTCGCCCGGGGGTATATCTGCCGCCGCAACCTCCCGCCGACCCTCATCATCACCTGCGGCCCCTCCGGCAGCGGCAAGAGCTTCGCGGCCCGGGAGATCGCCCTTGAGCTGGGGCTGGAAATCATCAGCTCCGATGTGGTAAGAAAGGAGTTGGCCGGTCTCCCCCCCCATGCCCGCCGCGCCGAAGGATATGGCGAGGGGATCTATGCTGCGGCCGTTACCACCCGCACCTATGCCGAACTCCTGAGGCGGGCGGAGGCGCGGCTCGCCGCCGGCAGGGGGGTCATCGTGGACGCGACGTTCCGCCACGCCCCCGACCGGCTGCCGTTTCGCACGCTGGCCGCCCGCCACGGTGCCCGTTTCTCCATCATCCATGCCACCTGCGGGGGGGAGTTGGTCCGCCGCCGGCTCGCCGACCGCGGGAAAGATCCTGCGGAACCGTCCGACGGCAGATGGGAGATATATCAGCGCCAGATGCGGGACTTCGATCCTCCCTCCGCCGATGAAGGAACAGTGGTGACCATCGACACGTCCCGATCCGTCGCGGAGATTGCCGACTCCTTCCTTGAAGCACTGGGGATACTGCCGTGTGGCTGAAATTCACGAACGGTCTGTTCAAGCGTCTGCGGCTGCGGGAATCGTGGGTGATCTTCTTCATCCTCGGCGTGGTCATGCTCAACTATCCGTTTGTCCAGATCTTCAACCGGCCTGACATGCTCGCCGGCATCCCGATGCTCTACCTCTACTTCATGGGGGGATGGGCCATCTCGATCTTCGTGATCTATCTCTTCACCAAGGCCCTCGACCTCCCCGACGACCGGCACGACGAAGGAGGGCACCGGTGATCCTCAGCATCGAACTGGTGGCCGGGGTATCGCTCCTCTACATCGCCCTTCTCTTCATGGTGGCCTACTACGCCGACAAGAAGCGCGAGGCCGGCAGAAGCGTCATTGCTAACCCCCTTGTCTACACCCTTTCCATCGCCGTCTATCACACCTCCTGGACCTTCTACGGCAGCGTCGGCAAAGCGGCCACCACCGGCCTCGATTTCCTCCTCATCTATCTCGGCCCGACCCTGGTCGCCTTTTCATGGTGGTTTCTGCTGCGGAAAATCGTCCGGATCGCCAAAGAGAACAACATCACCTCCATCGCCGACTTCATCAGCTCCCGCTACGGCAAGTCGCAATGGCTCGGGGCCATCATCACGATCATCGCCCTTCTCGGCATCATGCCGTACATCGCGCTGCAGCTGAAGGCGGTCTCCACCACCTTCGATATCCTCTGCGGCTATCCGTACATGCAGCTTCCCCTGCTGCACAGCAACTTCCCCCTCTCGCTCCACACCAATTTCTTCGCCGCCCTGATCCTGGGGGTATTCGGGGTCATTTTCGGCGCCCGCCGCCTCGTCTCCTCCGAGCGCCACGAGGGGCTGGTGGCCGCCGTGGCGGTGGAATCCGTCGTCAAACTCATCGCATTTCTCGCCGTCGGCATCTACGTAACCTACGGGCTCTTCGACGGCTTCGGCGACATCTTCGCACGCATTTCCTCCCAGGGGATGCTTCTCGACCACCTGACCACCCTCGGCGAGCAGGGAGAGACCTCCTACGCACGGTGGTTCTCCACCCTCTACCTCGCCATGGGGGCCATCATCCTGCTCCCCCGCCAGTTTCACGTCATGGTGATCGAGAACTCCAACGAAGAACATATCAAGAAGGCCATGTGGCTCCTTCCGGCCTACATGTTCCTCATCAATCTCTTCGTGCTTCCCGTGGCCCTGGGGGGGATCCTCCAGACCGGGGGAATCCTGGGGGCCGACTTCTTCGTCCTTACCCTCCCCCTGAAGAACGGGCACTCGTGGCTCACGCTCCTCGCCTTTCTCGGCGGTTTTTCCGCCGCAGCCGGCATGGTGATGGTGGAATCGGTGGCGATCTCCACCATGATCCTCAACCATCTCCTGATGCCGATCATCGTGAGCCTCAACCCCCGCCCCTGGTTCCCGAAGCTTCTGATCAACCTGAAGCGGCTTTCCATTTTCGTCGTGGTCCTGCTCGGCTTCCTCTACCAGACGGTGGTGGGCGAAACGTTCATGCTCGTCAATATGGGGCTCATCTCCTTCGCCGCCGCCGCCCAGTTCGGCCCGGCACTCATCGGAGGCCTCTACTGGCGGCGGGGGAACAAGGCGGGGGCCCTTGCCGGCATCGTCCTCGGGTTTCTCTTCTGGGCATACACCCTGCTCCTCCCCTCATTCATCATGTCGGGATGGCTGCCGAAGGCGATCCTGGACGACGGCCCTTTCGGCATTGCGCTCCTGAAGCCGACGGCGCTCTTCGGCCTCGTCGGCTTCGACATCTGGACCCACGCGGTCTTCTGGAGCCTGCTTTTCAACGTCGGCGCCTATCTGGGCTGCTCCATCCTGCTCGGCCAGAGCGATCGGGAGCGGGATCAGATGAAGAAGTTCGTCGACGTCTTCAAGGCAAAGGCCAACGGCGTCCCGTGGGAAACCAAGCGGATGTCGAAGCCGGTCACCATCATGCAGTTTGTGAATCTCATGGCGAAGTTTATCGGAGAACCCCAGGCCCACACCGCCATTGCCGAATATCTGGGAAACCGGGAGATCAACGAGCACGGCGGGGTTTCCGAGTTCGAACTGCCAAAGCTCAAGCGCTTCACCGAAAAGACCCTGGCGGGCTCCGTCGGTGCTGCGGCGGCCGGGGCCATCGTCGAGAGCTACCTCTCGGACCTCGGCTCGCGCATGGAACCGGTCTATGACATCTTCAGCACGGTGCAGGCCTCCCTCGCCGAAAGCCGCGAGGCCCTCTACGTGCGGCTGCGGGCCTCGGAGATCATGAACCGGACTCTCGATCTCCAGATCATCATGGACGACCTCCTCAACCTCGTCCTGAAGGAGTTCAAGCTGGACCTGGCGGTGATCCGGCTGATCGACGAAAACGGAATGCTGCGGGTCAGGAGCTTCAGCGGCAAGGGGATTGCCGGAATCACCGGAAGGGACTGGGAGCCGGAAAGCGAAACGTACATCGGCGATGCGTTCCTGGCCAACCGCGTCCAGTTCGTGAACGATACCCAGTACATCACCAAGCCGGTCTCCCGGGAGCTGATGCAGCGGGAGGGGATCAAGTCGTTCGCCCACATCCCCATCGCCCGGAAAGGAGAGCAGCCCCTCGGGATCATGTCGGTCTTCTCCAAGGGGATCGTGGGACTCTTCAACGAGCCGTTCCTCAACCTCCTGGAGAGCCTCGCCGGCCAGCTGGCCCAGGCGGTGAAGATCGTCAAGGAGATGGAGGCAAAGGAGCAGGAACGGGCCCAGAAGGAACGGGCGCTGCTGGAGCATGCGCGGGTCGTGAACGAGATGGAGATTGCCAAGCAGATCCAGCTTTCGCTCCTCCCCTCTTCCCCCCCGACGCTGCCGGGGATCGCCATCGCCGGGCGCTGCAAGCCGGCAACCCACGTCGGCGGCGACTACTACGACTTCTTCCTCCACGGAGAGCACGGGATCGACATGGTGATCGCCGACGTTTCGGGCCACAGCGTGGGAGCAGCCCTCATCATGGCCGAGACCCGCAGCGTGCTCCGGGCCCAGGCCAGCTCCGACAAGAACGTCGACGCGATCCTCGCCACCCTCAACGAACTGCTCCACGATGACCTGACCGCGGCAGAGCTCTTCATCACCATGTTTTACGTCCGCTTCAACGTGGAAAACCGCACACTCAGCTATGCCAATGCGGGGCACAACCCGCCACTCATCCACCGCAACGGGACGCCCGCCTGCACCGAACTCGACGCCGAAGGGCTGATCCTCGGCGTGAAGCGGGAAGTCGACTTCGAGCACCGGACCGTCACGCTCCTGGAGGGAGACATCGTCCTCCTCTATACGGACGGGATCACCGAGGCGCAAAACCGGGAGGGTGATTTTTTCGGCACCGGCCGACTCTGCGACATCCTTGCGGTCAACCGGCAGCGGCCGGTGGACGAGATCGTCGATACGGTGCAGCGGGAAGTCGAAGCATTTTGCGGGGGCGCCTCGCTGAACGACGACGTTTCCATGGTCGCCTTCAAGATCCTCCCCTTACGCACTGTTAATGAAAGTATGAGCGAAGGGACCGCAAATGGTGTAAGATAACGATGCAGGCAGCACGAATCCGACCGCTCCTTCCCCAGCGGAAGGCCGGTACGCGCCAAGGAGCAGATCATGAATATGAAGATTGAAGAGAAGAACGAGATCCTGATTATCTTTGTCAAGGAGGAGCGGCTCGACGCCCACAATTCCAACGACCTGAAGGCGAAGATGCAGGAACTCTTCGAGGGGGGGAGGAAGAATCTCCTGGTGGACCTGACGGACGTGCGGTTTATCGATAGCTCGGGGCTCGGCGCCCTGGTTTCCGGCTTCAAGAACGCCATTTCCCACCAGGGAAGCCTGAAGCTCGCCAGCCTTCAACCCCAGGTGAAATCGATGTTCGAACTGACACGACTCCATCGGGTATTCGAGATCTTCGGTTCAACAGCGGAAGCGCTGGACAACTTCTAGGTGTGCGAGGAAGAAATGGACAGGAACTCTATCGAGGTTGACATCAAGGTGCCGAATCAGACTCGCTACCTGAGTCTGATCGGGAGGATCGGCGAGGATATCGCCAAGGAACTCGACCGGTTCGACGGCGACCGCGAGACCCTTGCCTATCATCTGAATCTCGTCCTGACCGAGGCGATGGTCAACGCCATAAAGCACGCCAACGCCAACGATCCGGACAAGATGGTCCACGTCTACATCACCATCTCCGACCAGGATGTGCTTATCATCAAGGTCTATGACGCCGGCCAGGGGTTCGACATCAACACCATCCCCCCACCGGATTTCGATGCCCTGGAGGACCGGGGGCGGGGGATCTACATCATCAAGTCACTGATGGACACGGTGAAATACGACCGGATAAATGGCGGGAACGTACTGGAGATGACCAAGAGCCTTCGCTGTTGACGCCCCTGCCCTACCGTTTCCCCCGGCGGCTGACCACGAACACCATCGTCACGCCGAGGAGAAACATCGGAAAGCTCAAGAACTGCCCCATGGAAAAGGGGCCAAGCAGCAGTCCCAACTGCGCATCGGGCTCCCGGAAAAACTCGACGAAAAACCGGAACAGGCCATATGTCGCAACGAAGGTCCAGAAGACGGCGCCGGTGGGCCGCTCCTTCCGCCCCGCCACCGCCAGGATCGCAAAGAGCACCGGCCCTTCGAGAACCGCCTCGTACAACTGTGACGGATGACGCGGCGCCCCTCCTCCGCCGGGGAAAACGATCCCCCACGGCACATCGGTCACCCGGCCGTAGAGTTCTCCGTTGATGAAGTTGCCGATCCGGCCAAGGCCGAGCCCAACCGGCACCGCCGGCACGCAGAGATCGGCAAGGGCGAAAAACCCGATCCGCTTTTTCCGCGCCGCACAGATCCCCGCCAGCACCACCCCGATTAGCCCCCCGTGGAACGACATCCCCCCTTCCCATACCGCCAGAACCTTCAGCGGGTGGGCAAGGTAGTAGGCCGCATTGTAAAAGACGATGTAGCCGAGACGCCCCCCCAGGATCACTCCAAGAGCCAGGCTGAAGATGATGTCGGCCACATCATCCTTGGTGAAGGGGAGCCCCCTGCGCCGCGCCCCCCGCTGAAGGATGAAGTAGGAGGCGATGAACCCCATGATATACATGAGGCCGTACCAGCGGAACTCCAGGGGGCCGAGGCGGAAGAAAACAGGGTCTATCTGGGGAAACGGCATAACGCTCCTCACGGGAAAAAATCGGTCTACCGTAGCAACAAAACCCTGGAGTGTCAATCTGTCGGCCGGTGCGCGCAAGACAAACCGAGATAAACAAAATCTAACCAGACACCCTTGACAGCCTCTCATCGGGCGTTACACTTCAGACAAATGGAAACCGCTCTTTGAGAATTGCTCTGGGAATCAGGTACTAACCGGTTGAGGGACCTGACGGTTAACCCATGACACCCCCTACGAGTTCAGACGCAGTGAGCATGACCTCCCCCGAGGTAAGCCTGAAGCGCCTTCTCGAAAAAAAGTTTTCAAAAGGTCAGAGGGTCCAGCGGTTATACGGATTCACCGGAGCAAAACCCCTTTTAGTTGACGTTCAGGGAATGGCGCACAGCCGCGTACATCTCCTCCGTCAGGCGCGTAACAACCGCCCCAAAAAAGGGGATGCCGGAGACGAAGCGATTCCGCACGGTCGACAGAGAGCGTTCGGCAAGACCCGTCGATGGCATCCACCGACGGAAACGAGGAAGCATCCCGCTGCAACGTCAATTAAACGAGAAAAGCCCGGAGGATCTCTCCGGGCTTTTCATTTTCAAAACCAGTTCCGTCTATCAGCGGAGTTCCGGCGGAACCCCCGCTTTCCGGGCGCTTTCGGTAAGGGCACTCAGCTTGCCCTGAAGTTCCGCCAGCTTATCCTCGAGCCGCTTCACCTGGCTCTGCAGGCTGAGGTATTCGCCGCGGCTCATCTTCTCGGGGTTGGCGATCTTCGCCTTGCGCTCGGCAATTTCGCTCTCGTACGACTTGATGTCTCCCCTTAGCTTGGTGAATTCCGCCTTCCACGAATCCTCATCCCTGCCGCCATAGACCGCTTTCTTCTCCTGCTTGGCCGGGCGGGACTTCTCACCTGCCGTTTCGGCGGCAGCTTTCTTTCCCTGATCGACGACCGTCTCCGTCACCTCCGGAGCTGATGGTGCCCCTTCGGGGATCACGACCACCTTTTTCCGGTACTTCCGCGGGACTTTTCCCAGATCCTCGGCAAAGTTGACGGTTCCCCGGTCGTCGACCCATTTATAAATGTCGGCAAACGCCGGTACGGCACACAGAAGAAGCAGTGCGGTGAATAGGTATCGGGCCATGACATTCCTCCGATCGGTGTGTGGCAATGGGCGAACGATCCTCACCCCGGCGGCCAGCCGAGATGGCGTCCCGCCAGCAAGTGAAAGTGAATGTGGAACACCGACTGGCCGGCATCGGCATTACTGTTCTGCACGATGCGGAAGCCCCGTTCGTCAACCCCGCGTTCCCGGGCAATGGCCGCAGCCGCGCGGAAAACGCGCCCCACCAGGGCGTCATCCTCCGGGGTCAGGTCGAGGGCGTTCACGATGTGCTTTCTCGGGATGAGGAGAAGGTGGTGCGGCGCCACGGGATTGATATCCTCGACGGCGACGAGGTCGTCGTCCTCATAGACCTTCTTCGCGGGGATCGAGCCATCGATGATTTTACAGAAGATGCAGCTGTCCATCCGAGCTTCCTTTCGCGTCGATTCGTATCCGGTTCCAGAGGTCGGACCCTTTGAGCTTTCCGTAGCGTTCGTCATGGACGAAGAGGATCACCTGGTGGTCGGCGGCGACGAGGTTAAGTGCCGTAAGTGCCGCCGTTTTGCGTTCATCGTCAAAATTTACCAGAGGGTCGTCGAGAAGAAAAGGTAATTTTCTTCCCCGCGACAGGATCCCTCCGAGGGCCAGCCGGGAGGCGAGATACGCCTGATCCTGGGCACCACAACTGTAGGACTCCACCGGATGGAGCGCGCCATCGGCTCCGATGGCGAGGTTGAAGCCGTCATCGAGCTGCGCTTCCCGGTACCGGCCGGCGGTCAGATTGAAGAGCTTGCCGTTGATCTCCGTGGAGAGCCGCGCCAGATAGGTGGCGCGGTAGTCGTCGAGGGTTTCCCGGAGCAGTTCCGCCGCCAACCGCAGGGCGCCGACCCGTCTGACGAGCCGTTCTTCGCGGGACTTGAGCTCTTCCCCTTCTTCGGCGATCGCCTCCAGGTCGAGCCCCCCCTTGCGGAGCCCCGCCAGCTCCTGCTCCTTGAGAAGGGCAGCCCGCTCCTTCTCCCGCATCTCCCCCTCGAGCCGCCGCATCTTCTCCTCGGCTTCGACGTACTCCTCGTGGGACATGACCCGGAATCCCGCCCCGACAACGCTCTCCATCGCCTCCCGGACCACGGCGAGCTCCCGGGCGAGTTCACTTCCCTGAGTCACCAGATCGTCCAGCGGGGCCAGGACCCTCAGGGCACTTGCCACGCGGTCCCGCTCTCCCTTCAGCTCTGCAACGCGTTCCAGATCGACGATGAGTCCCCGGGCGCCGGCGGCATCGGTCGCCCCCAAGTGGTTCCCGAGTTCCGCTTCATGCAGGGAAACCTCCCGCCGAAGGCGGGCAATCTCGCCGTCGAGGGCATCGAAACGCCCCTGGCGGCGGGCGGACTCGCTGCTCAGCGCCTGTCTCGCCCGGACTGCCCGCAGAGCCACGATGGCGGAGACGACCACCGCCACGGCAATCACGCCGACGGAAAACCGCGGCGCCACCAACCACGAACCAGCCGCCGCAAGCCAGCAGACAAGGGGGACGAGCACGGTTGCCGCCGGCACCGCCCGAGCGGCCGCAGCCCCCTCTGCAGCGAACGCCGCACGCTCATGCTCCAGCTGGACGAGCCGTTCGCACGCCGCGCAGTAGACCTCGATGGTCCGGTCGAAGCCGTCAGGAAGCTCGGCAAGCGCGGCAAAGGGGGCCAGGCGAGCATCGACCTTCTCCTGTTGGGCCATGAGGGCCGCCACTTTCTCCCGTTCCTCCTGAACGCGGTCGAACTCCTTGCGCAGTGCCACTTCCTGCGCCGCGGCGGCATGATACTTTTTTACCCGCTGGAGATATTTCTCCCCTTTTTCCAGATCGGCCCGGGCAGAATCGATGAAACGGCGCAACTCCCCCAGTTCCGCGTCGGTCCTGGCAAGCCCCTCCGCGGTCCGGTTCGCCTCCCGCCACGCCTCGGCCAGCTCCGCCATGCGGGCGCGAACCTCTTCCAGCTCGCGGTCCTTAGAACGGCCGCCGGGACGCCTGGTCAGTTCATACAACTCCTTCTCGAGACTCTCGACCACTGCATCGTAGTCCATCTCGGCGTAACCCGAAAGGAGCTGCTTGATCCTCGTCGTGAGTCCGCCCCCCCCTTCGATCTTGAGGTCCCGCTGCCCCACGGAGACGGAATTGCGGAAGATATCGGCCTCGGCGAACCCCCAGATCTCTTCGATCTTTCCCAGGTATTCCTCCCGCTCGCTGCTCCGTCCCGCGGGCGAAACCTTCCCTTCGAACCGCCAGGTCACCGTCTCGCCCCGCCGCTCCACAGCCTGGACCTTGTCGGTGAGGAAGTCCCGCATGATGGTCATCTCGCGGCCGTCATAGGCAAAACTGACCCGGGCCTCGCACCGCCCTCCTCCGTCCCAGGGAATGAACCGGTCCTTGTCGCGCCGGAAACCGAAGATCGTGCCAGAAACCGCATCGAGCAGCGTCGACTTCCCCGCTTCGTTCTTGCCGGAGACAAGGTTCATCCCGGGGCGGAAGGAGAAGTCGGCCCCCCGGAAACGGCCGAATGCCGGGAGCTGCACGGAGGTGATCCAGAGCATCAGATTCCCCCTCCCCGGCCGAAGCGTCCCATGACGAGCTTCAGGGCCTCCTGACAAAGTTCCCGGTCGGTATCGGATTCGGCCCGGGCAAAACGGGCGTGGACCTTGCGGATGAACAGCCCCCGGATGGAATCCTCTCGCTCCAGCCGTTTCACATGGTCGCTGTGATAGAGGTCG contains:
- a CDS encoding bifunctional aminoglycoside phosphotransferase/ATP-binding protein encodes the protein MEQRFLRSLLKPAAYPESTSAVELVQTHVSYIFLTDDYAYKVKKPVDFGFLNFSTLDRRRFYCDEEVRLNRRLCPSLYLGVVEVRETASDGAAFFGEGRIVDYAVKMKRLPAERMLDRLLAAGGVGGNEVRALARTVAAFHLQAERNDEIAPFGSIDTIRGNWEENFNQTRIFCGTTLGGRDFLAIEQWVERFLKENSPLFAERVAGGFIRDGDGDLHLENISLGEDGSICIFDCIEFNARFRYGDTAADIAFLLMDFDANGRPDLSALFLDEYIRATGDGEISRIVDFYKVYRAYVRGKVESLRFADHQIPEPERNTARERAARYFRLARGYICRRNLPPTLIITCGPSGSGKSFAAREIALELGLEIISSDVVRKELAGLPPHARRAEGYGEGIYAAAVTTRTYAELLRRAEARLAAGRGVIVDATFRHAPDRLPFRTLAARHGARFSIIHATCGGELVRRRLADRGKDPAEPSDGRWEIYQRQMRDFDPPSADEGTVVTIDTSRSVAEIADSFLEALGILPCG
- a CDS encoding sodium:solute symporter family transporter, translated to MILSIELVAGVSLLYIALLFMVAYYADKKREAGRSVIANPLVYTLSIAVYHTSWTFYGSVGKAATTGLDFLLIYLGPTLVAFSWWFLLRKIVRIAKENNITSIADFISSRYGKSQWLGAIITIIALLGIMPYIALQLKAVSTTFDILCGYPYMQLPLLHSNFPLSLHTNFFAALILGVFGVIFGARRLVSSERHEGLVAAVAVESVVKLIAFLAVGIYVTYGLFDGFGDIFARISSQGMLLDHLTTLGEQGETSYARWFSTLYLAMGAIILLPRQFHVMVIENSNEEHIKKAMWLLPAYMFLINLFVLPVALGGILQTGGILGADFFVLTLPLKNGHSWLTLLAFLGGFSAAAGMVMVESVAISTMILNHLLMPIIVSLNPRPWFPKLLINLKRLSIFVVVLLGFLYQTVVGETFMLVNMGLISFAAAAQFGPALIGGLYWRRGNKAGALAGIVLGFLFWAYTLLLPSFIMSGWLPKAILDDGPFGIALLKPTALFGLVGFDIWTHAVFWSLLFNVGAYLGCSILLGQSDRERDQMKKFVDVFKAKANGVPWETKRMSKPVTIMQFVNLMAKFIGEPQAHTAIAEYLGNREINEHGGVSEFELPKLKRFTEKTLAGSVGAAAAGAIVESYLSDLGSRMEPVYDIFSTVQASLAESREALYVRLRASEIMNRTLDLQIIMDDLLNLVLKEFKLDLAVIRLIDENGMLRVRSFSGKGIAGITGRDWEPESETYIGDAFLANRVQFVNDTQYITKPVSRELMQREGIKSFAHIPIARKGEQPLGIMSVFSKGIVGLFNEPFLNLLESLAGQLAQAVKIVKEMEAKEQERAQKERALLEHARVVNEMEIAKQIQLSLLPSSPPTLPGIAIAGRCKPATHVGGDYYDFFLHGEHGIDMVIADVSGHSVGAALIMAETRSVLRAQASSDKNVDAILATLNELLHDDLTAAELFITMFYVRFNVENRTLSYANAGHNPPLIHRNGTPACTELDAEGLILGVKREVDFEHRTVTLLEGDIVLLYTDGITEAQNREGDFFGTGRLCDILAVNRQRPVDEIVDTVQREVEAFCGGASLNDDVSMVAFKILPLRTVNESMSEGTANGVR
- a CDS encoding ATP-binding protein, which produces MLWITSVQLPAFGRFRGADFSFRPGMNLVSGKNEAGKSTLLDAVSGTIFGFRRDKDRFIPWDGGGRCEARVSFAYDGREMTIMRDFLTDKVQAVERRGETVTWRFEGKVSPAGRSSEREEYLGKIEEIWGFAEADIFRNSVSVGQRDLKIEGGGGLTTRIKQLLSGYAEMDYDAVVESLEKELYELTRRPGGRSKDRELEEVRARMAELAEAWREANRTAEGLARTDAELGELRRFIDSARADLEKGEKYLQRVKKYHAAAAQEVALRKEFDRVQEEREKVAALMAQQEKVDARLAPFAALAELPDGFDRTIEVYCAACERLVQLEHERAAFAAEGAAAARAVPAATVLVPLVCWLAAAGSWLVAPRFSVGVIAVAVVVSAIVALRAVRARQALSSESARRQGRFDALDGEIARLRREVSLHEAELGNHLGATDAAGARGLIVDLERVAELKGERDRVASALRVLAPLDDLVTQGSELARELAVVREAMESVVGAGFRVMSHEEYVEAEEKMRRLEGEMREKERAALLKEQELAGLRKGGLDLEAIAEEGEELKSREERLVRRVGALRLAAELLRETLDDYRATYLARLSTEINGKLFNLTAGRYREAQLDDGFNLAIGADGALHPVESYSCGAQDQAYLASRLALGGILSRGRKLPFLLDDPLVNFDDERKTAALTALNLVAADHQVILFVHDERYGKLKGSDLWNRIRIDAKGSSDGQLHLL
- a CDS encoding DUF4124 domain-containing protein; the encoded protein is MARYLFTALLLLCAVPAFADIYKWVDDRGTVNFAEDLGKVPRKYRKKVVVIPEGAPSAPEVTETVVDQGKKAAAETAGEKSRPAKQEKKAVYGGRDEDSWKAEFTKLRGDIKSYESEIAERKAKIANPEKMSRGEYLSLQSQVKRLEDKLAELQGKLSALTESARKAGVPPELR
- the lgt gene encoding prolipoprotein diacylglyceryl transferase, which codes for MPFPQIDPVFFRLGPLEFRWYGLMYIMGFIASYFILQRGARRRGLPFTKDDVADIIFSLALGVILGGRLGYIVFYNAAYYLAHPLKVLAVWEGGMSFHGGLIGVVLAGICAARKKRIGFFALADLCVPAVPVGLGLGRIGNFINGELYGRVTDVPWGIVFPGGGGAPRHPSQLYEAVLEGPVLFAILAVAGRKERPTGAVFWTFVATYGLFRFFVEFFREPDAQLGLLLGPFSMGQFLSFPMFLLGVTMVFVVSRRGKR
- a CDS encoding histidine triad nucleotide-binding protein, which codes for MDSCIFCKIIDGSIPAKKVYEDDDLVAVEDINPVAPHHLLLIPRKHIVNALDLTPEDDALVGRVFRAAAAIARERGVDERGFRIVQNSNADAGQSVFHIHFHLLAGRHLGWPPG
- a CDS encoding STAS domain-containing protein — its product is MNMKIEEKNEILIIFVKEERLDAHNSNDLKAKMQELFEGGRKNLLVDLTDVRFIDSSGLGALVSGFKNAISHQGSLKLASLQPQVKSMFELTRLHRVFEIFGSTAEALDNF
- a CDS encoding ATP-binding protein, translating into MDRNSIEVDIKVPNQTRYLSLIGRIGEDIAKELDRFDGDRETLAYHLNLVLTEAMVNAIKHANANDPDKMVHVYITISDQDVLIIKVYDAGQGFDINTIPPPDFDALEDRGRGIYIIKSLMDTVKYDRINGGNVLEMTKSLRC